The Astatotilapia calliptera unplaced genomic scaffold, fAstCal1.2 U_scaffold_9, whole genome shotgun sequence genomic interval AAGTTCACACAAACAAAGACTCGCATTGTGATGTCACATAAAATTCACACAGTCACATAAAATTCACTCAAAACCACAATCTGATGGAGAATAAGCTTAGAACGGATGCTCAGTGGTCACCTCGGCAACATCATCATAGTCCTCAGACGATTTCTCCTCATCATTGGTTGCTGTTTCCAAGGAGATGGTGGGGTCATTTCCTGTAACATGAGGTCATCAGATATTTTTGAGGCAAAAGCAATTGAGTTTGATAAATAATCAAGGATACTCAGAGTCTTACCTTTGGCTCTGTGTTGATATAAAGACACCAAGACGAGAGTGGAGATGAAGTATGGACAGAACACCACCAGGTGACAGACCAGCCTGATCACTAGAGGGAGGGTGGTGGAGGAAGGGGACAAAGCAGAGGTAGGGTACATATTTGTAGAGCTGGTGGGCGAGGATGTGGttgtaggtctccctgcagagaGTTTTGTTCAGTGAATATATGGACAAAATAAGAGGTGAAATCAGAGTGAAGCtcctcacctgtgacagtgatccagctggatggagactctccatgaccgctgatgtcacacttgtagaggccttcatcagacctggaaacatgctggatggtcatgtgacctgtaggctgcttcctgatgagggagccatctttatagaaagcagctgggaggttggagggagtggtctttgttttacagagcagagtgacgtcatctccctccatcacagggaggacaggactctgcaggatcactgatccacctcaacacagagacaaactacagcatttcatccatttacacacagcttcatcaacactaactccacacactcagcttaccagtgactgtcaggttaaccatgttactgatgggaccctctctggactcacaccagtaaactccactgtgtGATGTGTAAATGTAACTGATGTTACATGAAGAACCAGCTGCTTCTCCCCACCCAGCTCCACACTGAGTCCtctgttgtttgcttgtgtttctcctcagagtccatccagcagagctgtcgtcctcctcacagctcagagacacaaagtctctAATAAAAAACTGAGaactgctgggactcacagtcagacgagctgtgaaGAGAATATTTAGTAATTTCTATCACATAAAATACATGATGTGACTCTACTTCCTTTATACCTATGAGGGTTACCGTAAGTATTTAGCAGGCTGAAGTGATCTGTTTCTGCATGATTGTCATGTCATGCTACAAGAAAGCTCAAAAAAGGACGAGGCACTTAGTGAGGTTCAGTTCATgtcaggtttaaactgtgacagaagaaggttactgaccttggtttgttgtgcagctcagcagtgagatcagaactaaagagaaatgacacttaGTTTAATTTGAGTTTGACATTTAACTAAACAGGAGTAAAAACAAATCCACCAGACTGTGAAGAACACAGTCTGAATTGATACTGATAAGCGTAGAAAGGATGAAACAGTTTTCTCTTTCGTGTCCTACACAGAGGCATGTGTGCTGGACTATAGTGCTGATAATCTGTTAATATCAGCAGGGACACGGTGTAAAGCAGTACATTTACTCGAGTGGTTAATGGAAATTCTACATACTTTATACTATGTTTaagcatttctttgttttgcaccTTTCAACTTCAGCTCAGCTGTATCTTGGATTAAAACATTGCACTGCACACCAGATATTTTAAAGATTTAAGTACCATATGTTGTTATATTATTATAGATAAACTTACCGAGCAGTATATATTAAGTCGGTTTTTCATTAAAACAGTTGGTTGGACACATATGCTGGACTCACAACAAGGGaaacaaactcaaaacagctttaatgctgaaattgttcaaaatacaaaaaacaaaacaaggcagTGCTGGAGCCAGGAGTACAAAACTAGGAATCTAGggaaagacacaaaaaacaggAGCACACTGCATTGCAGGCACGATGACAGACAAGGGGAGAGTATAAAGGTGGGAATAAATCAGGAATAACAAGAACAGGGTGAATTAACTAGAGACTTAAGAGACAAAAGTcaaccaaaatgaaataaaatacaacagcaaGTAACAGAtgataaggcaaggcaaggcaaatttatttgtatagcacaattcaacaacaaggtgattcaaagtgctttacagagacattagaaacaaaaacaaataaaaagcatgatttaaaattgattaaaacaagcaaacaaacaaactaactaaacacacacattcacattcacacctgttcgtgcgatctgaacccttatcataaggggagctaccagtccttctgtggacgagctactttctattttaaattccctgaatttaaaatactctctagataAGCTCACATATGTGAATTTAACatagagagagaagacaaacaTGGAGGCAAGACTGAATGAACAGAATAAGAACACAAAAGGCTCGTCATAAAATGTCAAGGAACTAGAAGCATAACAAGAAATTAAGAAGCATcagaaaagcaaaactaaaatCATGAACAAAGACTATGGAGCACAAACATAACATCTATcttaaaaccaaaaataaagccACAAACCCACGACACACAGAATAAATGAGCATCAGGACAGAAGAACTGAAATAACAGCAAAAGGAACTAGTATCAGGTAAACTGATATAAAGACCAATGAACCATAAGAAATAATAACAAGCTAAATGTCAACAGTGCAAAATACAGAACCAagatacaaatacacaaaaaactgagaaattCAAACAGAGGAATTTTACTTTTTGGATAGAGAAATCTTTGTACCTTTATACCTTCTGATATTTATGAAAGTAGCttcttttagaatttttttaaaattgctgtTGAACAAAAACCACATTAAGCTACACTAAATGTCATGCATCTGTATGACGGATGTACACAAAACTGTAAATCAGTGTATCCATGTCAATTTTCTGCACTGTATTAATTTATTATGAAATATTCTGATTCCCTGTTGAccctcttcctttttttggtgTCCTTGATAAAAACTCATCTACTGCCGTCCTATTCTAATCCAACCTGAATGCATGTTCCTGAAGAAATGACAGATATTCATAGATAATCATTTCAGTGTACTTACTGAGCAGCCACAGCAGAGATGTGTTCTTCATCCTACTCTCTGTGATATCAGGTCAACACTTTAACCAGTTCACGGTCAGTTAAAGTCAAACCGTAATCCTCTGCTCTGTGACAGGATGTAAGTGTTGTGGTTTTTAGCGGAAGCAAAGTTTCTTTGTCTGACTGCAACaaatacaagagaaaaaaagctttaaaatggtCAAACTGACTGTTAAGTGACTGTAGACATGGGCCCCAACAAATTTAGTTGACATAAAGGGGAGCAGATCCCTTcactgactttaaaaaacaaacaaacaaacattgtgaGTGGCTGAAGTCAGtcaggaaaccacacacacacaaatccccaccaaaaacatgtaaataacaaaaaaaaagatatttatagATCGCCCACATGGTGCCTTTACTGACAGGATTATGTCTTTGTCATTACAGGGCAAACTATTCTTATCTCAATAATGATCATCAtcaatgatttatttaatttttatcttAGACATTGGTTGTGTTGATCATGTTGTTGATTCGTGGAAACAACTTGCATCTTCCTGTAGCTGACCACAGTTCAGCTGAGAGGAAGTGAGCTGGAGGTGGTACGAATGCTGTTTGACTGATTGCATCTCTCTGCTTTAACCACTGATGTGCTGTCATGGCTGAAAGGCTTCAGGCAGGTTGACCACCACTGACTTCCTGAAAACACTACCcccaaaaaactgtgaaaaaactCACTCTTACCATCACAGATGTCCATAATGCACTGAGCAGAATCAACACTCGCAAAGGTGCTGGCCCTGACAACATTCCTGAATATGTGCTTCGAGCACTTGCTGAGCAGGGGGTCTATACAGACATCTTTAACCTCTTGCTTGCCCAGGCAGTATTACCAGCATGCTTCAAGACCACCTCCATTGTGCCAGGGAAAACGTTAAATGGATCAAAGGCATCatattattttccattttttaatatttccattTCTGTGTGTTCAGTGTAAACTTAAACAGTGAAAGAATGGATTACAGAACattaaaacactcaccatgagctgtgaaaaacatgcacatttaaGTTCCAGAACATAATCATAATACACAAAATGATCAATGAAATGATGACCAGAgtccctgtttttattttaggcaCTAATTTTTAAGTCAGAGTCCATGTGTATTGTAAAAGACACTATGAGCATAACTGCAACAATGTCCCCTCTAACCTCTAAGTGTGCGCAATTGCGCAGTGCTGGTCTCTGATCTGCGCTGCACaccaaaaaaatctaacctgcattgaaattaaaatgaatacgTAACAATTCTTTCTGTGCTGTTATGTAGTATGAGTCAGTAAATGACCGGTGACTGGCTGGCTgctccagccaataatgcggtttacattcgtatatacgcagctaaataaagttgttgacagcgtccttatgtgccgctTCCGTTGTTTTAGCTACCAAAAGTGGCCAATGTGGAGTGAAGACTCTTATCTGTCAGCTGTCGaagtaagtaaaaaaacaaacaaacaaaaacaaataggaCTGAAAGAAGACCACCACTATATTGAACTCAGCAAAAGAGCAATTACCCAACTTTTTGGATATTATATCTCATTACTATTTAACAACAATaagttatttaattttaaatatccaCATGGTTAGTAgcggcagctttattgctggaattTGTCCACTGTTATACATCAATCTAAAAAGTTACACCTGGCAGATGTTGATGGCCCTAGTGCGAGACTACGATGGGACCCCAGGCCCCAGAGAACTGCTACACATCCAACTGAGCTCCCACTACACAACAAAGAGAAccatgaaatgaaatgtaaGTGTCCTGAGGTCAGTACACACCAGCTGCTGGAAAGAtagcttcttttttatttaattcttttttattttttaatgcttgtACTGCACCCAGGCCCCACCCTCCAGCATAAGCAGCTCCAGTTAACAATATCACAGTTGTAAAGTGGGGCTGAGACCATGGACAACAATATTTCCTGACAACCAACATTCATCTATTAGGGTTGTCAGGACATAGTGAATGGTagatggactgattcttatatagcacttttctactctcccagagtactcaaaacactgtatacaacatgcctcattcaccccaCTCACACTCCGATGAACTCATCGGAGATGCAACTTGGGGTtcgtatcttgcccaaggatatggGGCATGCAGACCGGGGAAGccaaggatcaaaccaccaaccttccaatcagtagctgatctgctctaccacctgagccaaaACCACCCCAGACTCAagcacacatatgtgtgtgtttgagccaAACAACCTTGGTGAATGTTTTACTGCCATTAATAAGTgtcattaaaaagaatgcaggCGTGAGGCTTCACCTACCAGAACTTGTCTGTGTCATGGATTCAGTTGTGACAGTCACAGTGTAAAAGCAGCAAGCTGTTGCCAGACTCTGATGTTTTAACTTTCACTACACTTGCATGTTTGTAAAATCCTGTAATAGGAAATAAACTaactgaatgttttttgtttttttttatctctataGTCCAATGATTCCGACTCTTTAGATTTGTTTTGAAGCTTATAATGTTGTCAGCCTAAAATAAATCATTGGACTGATAAAGTATTGTGTCGGTTGTTTGCAAAACTGGCAATATTTAAATACCCAGTAAGATAAATCAGTTACAAAACACATAttcatggaaaaataaatgtttccaaaATGCCTGAAAGTATAATTTGCAACCGTAGCggataaaaatcacaatataCCCCAAATCAGTGGACACACACAAGTTTAGGCCTCTCTTCCTGTTTAGCCCAATGAAACATGGGTGGGGGccatcatggctcaagagttggcagtttgtcatgtaatcggaaggtttacaaggtcagagggcctggtggcgccagtgtccggcagcctcgcctctgtcagtgcgccccagggcattTGCTTTACAAAAGATTCAATAgaaaatatccatccattcatccatcttcatccgctaaatccgaggccgggtcgcgggggcagcagcctaagcaaagaggcccagacctccctctccccagccacctcctccagcttatccgggggaacaccaaggcgttcccaggccagccgagagatataatctctccagcgtgtcctggcctcctcccagtgggacatgcctggaacacctcacccaggaggcgcccagggggcatcctggtcagatgcccgaaccacctcagctggctcctttcaatgtggagcagcagctgctctactctgagcccctcccggatggccgaacttctcaccctatctctaagggagaggccagccacccttcggaggaagctcatttctgccgcttgtatccgcgatctcgttctttcggtcactacccacagctcgtggccataggtgacggttgggacgtagatcgaccggtaaattgagagcttcgcttttacactcagctccctcttcaccacgacggaccggtgcagcgtccgcattactgcagttgcagccccaatccatctgttgatctccggctcccttctcccatcacttgcgaacaagaccccgagatacttgaactcctccacttggggcaggaactcatccccgacccggagtgggcactccactcttttccggctgagaaccatggcctcagatttggaggtgctgatcctcattcccgctgcttcacactcggctgcgaaccgttccagtgcgagctggaggccctcaccggatgaagccaacagaaccacatcatccacaaaaatcagagatgagattctgaggccaccaaagcgaaagccttggctgcgcctagaaatcctgtccataaaaattatgaacagaaccggagacaaagggcagccctggcggagcccatcacccaccgggaacgagtcagacttattgccggcaatgtgaagctcttgcaacggttgtatagggatcgaatggcccgtagcaatgggccagacaccccatactcccgcaacacctcccacaggacacccgagggacacggtcgaatgccttctccaagtccacaaaacacatgtagactggttaggcaaactcccatgcaccctcaagtatcctcgagaggataaagagctggtccagtgttacacgaccaggacgaaaaccgcattgttcctcctgtatccgaggttcgactagcggacgaactctcctttccagcaccctggcatagactttcccagggaggctgaggagtgttaTCCCccgtagttggaacacaccctccggtcccccttcttaaagatggggactgcccctgatctccacgcaacattgcagaggcgtgtcaaccaggacagccctacaatgtccagagccttcaggaactcggggcggacctcatcaacaccaggggctctgccaccaaggagttgtttaactgcctcagtgacctcgcccccggaaattggcgggtcattcccctcatccccagactctgcttcctcctcggaagacgtgtcagtgggattaaggaggtcctcgaagtattccttccaccgcctgacaattttctcagtcgacgtcagcagcgctccgccagcactatacacagtgcaggcagagcaccgctttcccctcctgagacacctgacggtttgccagaatctcttcgaggcagtccgaaagtctttttccatggcctctcagaactcctcccacacccgagtttttgctagacgttcccagcacaccctcactacgcgtttaggtgttccaggtctgtccagcgtcctccctcgccacctgatccaactcaccaccaggtggtgatcagttgacagctcagcccctctctttacccgagtgtccagaacatatggtcgcaggtctggtgatacgattacaaaatcgatcatcgacctacggcctagagcatcctggtgccacgtgcacttatggacactcttatgttcgaacagggtgttcgttatggccaaactgtgattagcacagaagtccaataacaaaacacgctcgggttcagatcagggaggctgttcctcccaatcacacccctccaggtctcgctgtcgttacccacttgagcattgaagtctcccagcaggacaacaacagaaaataatgaatacataaataaataaataaaatatagtttTGAGGAAGTTCATTACAACTGATTCATGTCATTATATCTCAGCTACACTTCCTCTGATCCTCATCACGACTCTCTGtccacacaaacaaagaaatgagttgGCGTTGACACTTCTGTTTGATGCACTTCTGTAGCTCATCAATGATTCATGTTGTGAAATTGCAGCAAAATCTAGAAAAGTGGAATTTCGGAGATTATTAACAGGTTTATCTACTTAATGTCAGCAGGtcatttcttctttcatttctgttCTGCAACGTCTTTCTGTTCATGCCTGTAAAAACTACAAACTCTGTTAGATACATGCTTTGGTTAAGTCGATGTCAAAGGTCTGACCAAGTCTAACAAACGGCTGCTATTATATGAGTACGGAGAGATTcagaactttatttttattggtcACTAGGACCTGAACAATTCTTTAATCTGCACCTCTTTCATGAGCCTCATTGTACTCGTACTAATTTAGACAGACAAGCTGCAAAGATCCTAACTTTTCATCTTACATGTAAATAATGTATAATGTCTTCACTTTTTTCCCACCCATTATCGTCTAAAATGAATGGTCcggaaagaagaaaatatccagttagCGTGAAAATGCTAGACCACAGAGGAGAATTGCCAGAATGCAAAAGGGACTCAAATAACCAGAAGACCACACGAGTTTTACTCCTGTAAGCTAAGAACAGAAGATGGGAAACACATGTCCTGGTCTAATGAGTCTCTGAtgatgatttctgctgtgaccttCATTGAACGTGAGTTCAAGACACTGTACtcaagttcactgtactcaaatttCCTCCACACTCTCCAGGTcttaatgtgtatgtgtgcttcaCCCTTTCAATGTTAGAACCTGAGTAAGTGCAATAATTACACTGCATTAcaaattaatatgcaaattgtatTTTAGTGTCATAAAGattaaatatgttgtttttcaaTTAAAGTCATGGATGGCATTGAGTCTCAGGGCTCTTTAGATCACTAAAATCAATCTCGGACACCTGTGATAATTGGTTCACTATGGTTAGATATTTGAAGCTGCTGTGCCTCTGGAGCCCTGCGAACATCAAGGTGTAGGATCCTCCAGAGACTTGCAGTTATGCATAAAACTTCTATTCGGCCACCTCTAACCAATGCTCACAAGCAGAATGGCTGCAGTGGGCCCAGAACTACATGAAGACTAATTTTCAAACAGTCTTGTTAACTGATGAGTGCCGTGCAACCCTGGATTATCCAGGTAGATGAAGTGGTGGATGGTTGGTGGACGGCCACCATGTCCCAATAAGGCTGTGACATCAGCAAGGAGGTGGTGGAGTCATGTTTTAGTCTGGAATCATGGGAACCATACTTTCTGCAACAAAATCACAATGCACCATCTCATGTTGCAAGGAATACCTCTGCATCACTGGCAGCTATTGTTATTAAAGGAGAGAAACTCATGGTATGACCCCCATCCTCCTCTTACTTCAATCCTATTAAGAACCTTTGGAGCAACCTCAAGCAAAAGATCTATGTGGGAGGCAGTTCACATCCAAACAGCAGCTCTGGGAGGCTATTCTGACATCCTGCAAACACATTTAAGCAGAAACTGTCCAAAAACATCCAAGTTCCATTGATGCAAGaatgaaatgtttctttgttgtgAGTAAAAATTTGGAACAGTggattttaagttttttatttttatttttttaaacatactgtTTTCATTGGGAGGTTTGTTCAGTAATATTTGAATTATACTCTAATACTCAATGACTCGACAATTATGCTGACTGTAATTTGCAACAAATATTTAGGGAAATCAGAGAAAAATacaatttgcataataatttggAACGCGGTGTAGATCTAGGGACAAACTGTCATGGCTAGATGACTGAGTCATGTGGGTGTCATGACTGTTCCCATCTGCAGTAGTCGACATCAACAATGGTCCAAggaaggaacagtggtgaaACAGCGACTAATGCACGCAGTGAGTTAAAGTTGGTCTGTGTGGTTCTATCAAACAGAAAAGTGATTGTGTGTCAAACTGCCAAAAAGATGCTGGTGATGCTGGTTCTGAAagaaaggtgtcagaatacaTGGT includes:
- the LOC113018500 gene encoding low affinity immunoglobulin gamma Fc region receptor II-like, translating into MKNTSLLWLLILISLLSCTTNQARLTVSPSSSQFFIRDFVSLSCEEDDSSAGWTLRRNTSKQQRTQCGAGWGEAAGSSCNISYIYTSHSGVYWCESREGPISNMVNLTVTGGSVILQSPVLPVMEGDDVTLLCKTKTTPSNLPAAFYKDGSLIRKQPTGHMTIQHVSRSDEGLYKCDISGHGESPSSWITVTGRPTTTSSPTSSTNMYPTSALSPSSTTLPLVIRLVCHLVVFCPYFISTLVLVSLYQHRAKGNDPTISLETATNDEEKSSEDYDDVAEVTTEHPF